From the genome of Labrus bergylta chromosome 12, fLabBer1.1, whole genome shotgun sequence, one region includes:
- the dhh gene encoding desert hedgehog protein, with product MKQSWWAHLAQLGLLAVWTCIWLVQGCGPGPGYGVRPRSRKLTAMHYKQFFPNFSENNLGASGRAEGKITRNSERFNELVCNYNPDIVFKDEENTNADRFMTKRCKDCLNRLAIAVMNQWPGVHLRVTEAWDEDGHHPAGSLHYEGRAVDITTDDRETEKYGLLAQLAVEAGFDWVHYESKYHIHCSVKADHSVAVEKGGCFPGWARVTVAGGVQKSLSSLAPGDRVMALSGTGHVVFSQVLLFLHRDQKSWSTFLSLETEDRQRLTLTSHHLVFLSPNCRLDRDEYQAQFASRAKTGGCVLIHTAEGQVCPSRIISVSEVESVGVYAPLTEAGTLFVDGVLASSYALVEDHRLAHWAFGPVRLLSSFKQLVLGDTAHTQQSTDSEAANLKTSLHCSTSVTKDRADSFMNNDILNKRDNLSQPLRMEIKEKHSLQRTSNVHWYARILYSLGCIFFDSLRP from the exons ATGAAGCAGTCCTGGTGGGCCCACCTGGCACAGCTCGGCCTGCTCGCTGTGTGGACCTGCATATGGCTGGTCCAGGGATGCGGGCCGGGCCCGGGGTACGGCGTCCGGCCCAGGTCAAGGAAGCTCACAGCCATGCACTACAAGCAGTTCTTCCCCAACTTCTCTGAAAACAACCTAGGTGCCAGCGGGAGAGCAGAGGGCAAGATCACACGAAACTCCGAGCGCTTCAATGAGCTTGTGTGCAACTACAATCCAGACATTGTGTTCAAGGATGAGGAGAACACCAACGCAGACCGCTTCATGACCAAG CGCTGCAAGGACTGTTTGAACAGGCTGGCGATTGCAGTGATGAACCAATGGCCTGGGGTTCACCTTCGTGTGACGGAGGCCTGGGACGAGGATGGTCACCACCCCGCTGGCTCTCTGCACTATGAAGGCCGGGCAGTCGATATAACCACAGACGACCGAGAGACGGAAAAATATGGTCTTTTAGCCCAGCTGGCTGTGGAGGCGGGCTTTGACTGGGTCCACTATGAGTCTAAATATCACATCCACTGCTCAGTAAAAGCTG aTCACTCTGTTGCAGTGGAAAAAGGTGGCTGTTTCCCCGGCTGGGCCAGGGTGACTGTGGCTGGAGGGGTGCAGAAGAGCCTGTCCTCACTGGCACCTGGGGACAGAGTCATGGCCCTATCTGGGACAGGCCATGTGGTGTTTAGCCAAGTCCTCCTGTTTTTGCACCGGGACCAAAAGAGCTGgtccactttcctgtctctgGAGACAGAAGACAGGCAGAGGCTGACGCTCACTTCACACCATTTGGTCTTTTTAAGCCCAAATTGCCGACTGGACAGGGATGAGTACCAGGCTCAGTTTGCTAGCAGAGCCAAAACAGGAGGCTGTGTTCTCATCCACACAGCAGAGGGTCAAGTATGTCCATCTCGAATCATCTCGGTGTCAGAAGTGGAGAGTGTGGGAGTATATGCACCCTTGACAGAAGCTGGGACTCTGTTTGTTGACGGGGTGCTGGCATCCAGTTATGCACTGGTAGAGGACCACAGACTTGCACACTGGGCATTTGGACCTGTGCGACTCCTCTCATCATTTAAACAGCTCGTTTTGGGGGACACAGCACATACACAGCAAAGCACAGACAGTGAAGCAGCTAACCTTAAGACGTCATTGCATTGTAGCACTTCAGTCACAAAGGACAGAGCAGATAGTTTTATGAATAATGACATTCTTAACAAACGAGACAACCTGAGTCAACCTCTGAGGATGGAAATAAAGGAGAAGCACTCTTTACAAAGAACATCAAATGTGCACTGGTATGCTAGAATACTGTACAGTTTAGGATGCATCTTTTTCGACTCACTTCGTCCTTAA